The DNA segment ACTTAATCCAAGATTGTACCAGTCCTCGGCAGTCCGATCATTTTTTGAGAGTGACTCAAGGCGCTGACGAGCTTCGTCCCAAAGGCCATCTCTCAGCAGTTCCTCTGCACGTTCTTCTTCCCCTCCTTCGGCAATCAAAGCCTTAATGCGTTGAGTGGTGGGTGAGATGCTCTGAAGGAAAGATTCAACGGCTTTTGATCCTAATTTTTGAAGAATTTGTTCTCGCTCTTCATCTGGCAGGTCGTTGAGATTTGGATTTGGAAGTCTATTGTCTTCGTAAAAGATTTCTTTAGTTTTAGTTTGCTCGACTACTGCTAATTCCCTAATCGGAATCGGAATCAGAGGAATTTTAGACCGATTCACCAAATTCGCTATACCTGGTATTGGTCTAGCCTCATAGCGATGTTGATAACTTTCAGGGTCAATAATCTGCTTGCCAAAATTTCCTCCAGAAACTCGAACAGCTACTGTCCTCTGTTCTTGATCTCCACCAATGATGGTCAAGTTGAAGTTCGTTTCAGTATAAATAGAAATGTTTCGGTAGCGGTAGGTTCTGATAACTTGATTGACTGGTGGTAGATCTGCATCGACACTCATCCCCGTCAATAAGGTTGCTGCACCGAGATCAATCAGAGATGAGTCCAGTCCTCCGGGGCGGCAAATATATGCTCTACTATCCAATGTAAGGGCATCTTCGCCAAATGTGATGCTAACACCAGCAGATAGTCTACCTCCAATTCCACCCTTACAAGTTGCCAGTTCGGTGAATTGTCCTACTTCTCTTTGTCCACCGCTAACAATTTCGCCCTGTATTACCCCAATTCGTTGGCTGGGTAGCAAGTTTTCTACAGGTAATGTGTCTACAATCTGAGTGTTGAATCGTCCTTGATGGTTCAATTCATTGACAAGTTCCTGCAGCAAAATCTCCTTCAGATTTAGTTGATCACCTTCAGCCTTAACCATATCCTGACGAATGTAGATTTCCGTAACTTCTCTGGGAACATCAAGTTGGGCTGGCCGCTGAACATTCAACTCGATTGCCGAGTTGGAACTGCAGCTAATTTGGAAAAACAGAGTCGGGATCGTCAATAAGAATGTGAATCTCATTTTGCTCAAGGGTGTAGTAAGGAAGGGAAATTAATTTCTATTGAGGATAGGAGACTCTTTTCCAAAAGACAATTGGCGGTTGCCTGAGAACTCAAGTTTCTGCCAATTTTTGTTTTTTGATGAGAGAATTTGATCCAAATTTATTCGGACGTTGGTAACAATCCGGTTAATTTTGGTCTTCGGGAGGAATGACTAACTGGTAGCTTTCAGCCTAAAGAAAGCTACCAATAGGAGGGACTGGAACAGTTTACTTAGA comes from the SAR324 cluster bacterium genome and includes:
- a CDS encoding tetratricopeptide repeat protein, coding for MRFTFLLTIPTLFFQISCSSNSAIELNVQRPAQLDVPREVTEIYIRQDMVKAEGDQLNLKEILLQELVNELNHQGRFNTQIVDTLPVENLLPSQRIGVIQGEIVSGGQREVGQFTELATCKGGIGGRLSAGVSITFGEDALTLDSRAYICRPGGLDSSLIDLGAATLLTGMSVDADLPPVNQVIRTYRYRNISIYTETNFNLTIIGGDQEQRTVAVRVSGGNFGKQIIDPESYQHRYEARPIPGIANLVNRSKIPLIPIPIRELAVVEQTKTKEIFYEDNRLPNPNLNDLPDEEREQILQKLGSKAVESFLQSISPTTQRIKALIAEGGEEERAEELLRDGLWDEARQRLESLSKNDRTAEDWYNLGLSYEAGALSRDDYQQARRAYLEALKKENGNRDFAASVGRVERRLAEYRQLASQRAI